The following are encoded together in the Physeter macrocephalus isolate SW-GA unplaced genomic scaffold, ASM283717v5 random_320, whole genome shotgun sequence genome:
- the MMAB gene encoding corrinoid adenosyltransferase MMAB isoform X2 — MAVWGLGGRFGLRGCFGAHKLLCPRFQSRGPQGMEDGDRPQPSSKTSKLPKIYTKTGDKGFSSTFTGERRPKDDQVFEAVGTTDELSSAIGFAMELIAEKGHPFVEELQKIQCSLQDVGSALATPRSSAREAHLKHATFEAGPILELEQWIDRYSSRLPPLTAFILPSGGKSSSALHFCRAVCRRAERRYWAWCLLSSPVRRMQTWPSS; from the exons ATGGCTGTGTGGGGCCTGGGAGGTCGCTTTGGCTTGCGCGGGTGCTTCGGCGCCCACAAGCTATTGTGTCCCCGTTTCCAGAGCCGCGGCCCCCAGGGCATGGAAGACGGGGACAG GCCACAGCCTTCCTCGAAGACATCCAAGCTCCCCAAGATCTACACCAAAACAGGAGACAAAG GGTTTTCCAGCACCTTCACTGGAGAAAGGAGACCGAAAGACGACCAGGTGTTTGAAGCCGTGGGAACTACAGATGAATTAAGTTCAGCCATTGG GTTTGCTATGGAATTAATTGCAGAAAAGGGCCACCCGTTTGTGGAAGAGCTTCAGAAA ATCCAGTGCTCCCTGCAGGACGTCGGCTCTGCCCTGGCAACACCGCGCTCCTCAGCCAGGGAGGCTCACTTAA AACACGCCACGTTCGAGGCAGGGCCCATCCTGGAGCTGGAGCAGTGGATCGACAGATACTCCAGCCGGCTGCCCCCACTCACGGCTTTCATCCTGCCT TCCGGAGGCAAGAGCAGCTCCGCACTGCATTTCTGTCGGGCCGTGTGCCGCCGAGCTGAGAGACGGTACTGGG CGTGGTGCCTCTTGTCCAGTCCGGTGAGACGGATGCAAACGTGGCCAAGTTCTTAA
- the MMAB gene encoding corrinoid adenosyltransferase MMAB isoform X1 — protein sequence MAVWGLGGRFGLRGCFGAHKLLCPRFQSRGPQGMEDGDRPQPSSKTSKLPKIYTKTGDKGFSSTFTGERRPKDDQVFEAVGTTDELSSAIGFAMELIAEKGHPFVEELQKIQCSLQDVGSALATPRSSAREAHLKHATFEAGPILELEQWIDRYSSRLPPLTAFILPSGGKSSSALHFCRAVCRRAERRVVPLVQSGETDANVAKFLNRLSDYLFTLARYTAMKEGNPEKIYKKNDLSVRA from the exons ATGGCTGTGTGGGGCCTGGGAGGTCGCTTTGGCTTGCGCGGGTGCTTCGGCGCCCACAAGCTATTGTGTCCCCGTTTCCAGAGCCGCGGCCCCCAGGGCATGGAAGACGGGGACAG GCCACAGCCTTCCTCGAAGACATCCAAGCTCCCCAAGATCTACACCAAAACAGGAGACAAAG GGTTTTCCAGCACCTTCACTGGAGAAAGGAGACCGAAAGACGACCAGGTGTTTGAAGCCGTGGGAACTACAGATGAATTAAGTTCAGCCATTGG GTTTGCTATGGAATTAATTGCAGAAAAGGGCCACCCGTTTGTGGAAGAGCTTCAGAAA ATCCAGTGCTCCCTGCAGGACGTCGGCTCTGCCCTGGCAACACCGCGCTCCTCAGCCAGGGAGGCTCACTTAA AACACGCCACGTTCGAGGCAGGGCCCATCCTGGAGCTGGAGCAGTGGATCGACAGATACTCCAGCCGGCTGCCCCCACTCACGGCTTTCATCCTGCCT TCCGGAGGCAAGAGCAGCTCCGCACTGCATTTCTGTCGGGCCGTGTGCCGCCGAGCTGAGAGACG CGTGGTGCCTCTTGTCCAGTCCGGTGAGACGGATGCAAACGTGGCCAAGTTCTTAAACAG ACTCAGTGACTATCTCTTCACGTTAGCCAGATACACAGCCATGAAGGAGGGGAATCCAGAAAAGATATACAAGAAAAATGACTTGTCGGTCCGTGCCTGA